From the genome of Hymenobacter sp. PAMC 26628, one region includes:
- a CDS encoding cytochrome P450, whose product MADDTLGPRPPHAPLPQVPRWHSIRGSLRLVADPIGALDAVHADYGSTARLYIGGVQPSVLTRDPGLVQHILQKNHRNYAKSKFTLGFARYIGHGLLTNEGPDWLRQRRLIQPGFHRQRVAGLTGLMQEVVADTLGPLAQAAARAGGAVAVPAHALLTRLTFRIIARSVFSTRFAEAELDRLAQLITEIQAFYVRIIRQPYLNWWRRLRGQFRHHDRLTAELRALLGRYIAQRQAASAAPGAPAPPDDLLQMLLDARYEDTGEPMAPARVLDEALILLVAGHETSANALTWLLYLLAHHPAEAQAIQAETAAVLGTRAPTFADLPRLGRALQAVQETMRLYPPAWMVDRVALADDDYQGLRIPKGTLFSLYLYGLHRDPQHWDAPAEFRPARFAPDAPRPLVPFAYAPFGGGPRLCVGLQFALTEMQFVAVELLRTFDVEWPAGQPLVVKQPLITLRPRGDFQVRLRLREGPRAAAG is encoded by the coding sequence ATGGCTGACGATACTTTGGGCCCCCGGCCCCCGCACGCGCCTTTGCCCCAGGTGCCGCGCTGGCACTCCATCCGCGGGTCGCTGCGGCTGGTGGCCGACCCCATCGGGGCCCTCGACGCGGTGCACGCCGACTACGGCAGCACGGCGCGCCTCTACATCGGTGGGGTGCAGCCCAGCGTGCTCACCCGCGACCCCGGGCTGGTGCAGCACATTTTGCAGAAAAACCACCGCAACTACGCTAAATCGAAGTTCACGCTCGGGTTTGCGCGCTACATCGGCCACGGCCTGCTCACCAACGAGGGCCCCGACTGGCTGCGCCAGCGCCGGCTCATCCAGCCCGGCTTCCACCGCCAGCGGGTGGCGGGCCTCACCGGGCTGATGCAGGAAGTGGTGGCCGACACGCTGGGGCCCCTGGCGCAGGCGGCGGCCCGTGCCGGCGGGGCGGTGGCCGTGCCGGCCCACGCGCTGCTCACGCGGCTCACGTTCCGCATCATTGCCCGCTCGGTGTTCAGCACCAGATTTGCCGAGGCCGAGCTGGACCGCCTGGCCCAACTTATCACTGAGATTCAGGCGTTTTACGTGCGCATCATCCGGCAGCCCTACCTCAACTGGTGGCGGCGGCTGCGGGGCCAATTTCGCCACCACGACCGCCTCACGGCCGAGCTGCGGGCGCTGCTGGGCCGCTACATTGCCCAGCGCCAGGCGGCCAGCGCCGCCCCCGGGGCCCCCGCCCCGCCCGACGACCTGCTGCAAATGCTGCTCGACGCCCGCTACGAGGACACCGGCGAGCCGATGGCCCCCGCCCGGGTGCTCGACGAAGCCCTGATCTTGCTCGTGGCCGGCCACGAAACCAGTGCCAACGCCCTCACCTGGCTGCTGTACCTGCTAGCCCACCACCCGGCGGAAGCCCAAGCCATTCAGGCCGAAACCGCCGCGGTGCTGGGCACTAGGGCCCCCACGTTTGCCGACTTGCCCCGCTTGGGACGCGCTTTGCAGGCCGTGCAGGAAACCATGCGCCTCTACCCGCCCGCCTGGATGGTGGACCGCGTGGCCCTGGCCGACGACGATTACCAGGGCCTGCGCATTCCGAAGGGCACGCTGTTTTCGCTCTACCTCTACGGCTTGCACCGCGACCCGCAGCACTGGGACGCGCCCGCCGAGTTTCGCCCCGCCCGCTTCGCCCCCGATGCGCCGCGTCCGCTCGTGCCGTTCGCCTACGCGCCCTTCGGTGGGGGCCCCCGCCTGTGCGTGGGCCTGCAATTTGCCCTCACCGAAATGCAGTTCGTGGCCGTGGAGCTGCTGCGCACCTTCGACGTGGAGTGGCCCGCCGGCCAGCCACTGGTGGTTAAGCAGCCGCTCATCACGCTGCGGCCGCGGGGCGATTTTCAGGTGCGGCTGCGCCTGCGGGAGGGGCCCCGGGCGGCGGCTGGCTAG
- a CDS encoding universal stress protein, with protein sequence MKNILVATDFSPEAHHAFGVAVQLAQHTGGQLTLLHVLEDADEAGGAFSTVGGPVSGHSIDQIFTIKLMEATKRRMHALQAEAAQLAPGVPVQDVVEVARVGEGILTAIQRYGNDLVVVGARGHGATEHFFVSSTTERLIRLAPCPVLTVKHPEPAFKVQQIVFPSDFLADAAGAIEGLRRVLAVFPDATLHLLHVAAGADDHLAQQQMQDFARQHQLAHVVVAEVAANRTSAGIEEYAQRVAADVVVIPTHVRSGLSHFLNTSIAETVATHAFPPVLTYHFAS encoded by the coding sequence ATGAAAAACATCCTCGTTGCCACCGATTTTTCGCCCGAAGCGCACCATGCCTTCGGGGTCGCCGTGCAATTGGCCCAGCACACGGGCGGCCAGCTCACGCTGCTGCACGTGCTGGAAGACGCCGACGAGGCGGGGGGCGCCTTCAGCACCGTGGGCGGGCCGGTGAGCGGCCACAGCATCGACCAGATTTTCACCATCAAGCTGATGGAAGCCACCAAGCGCCGCATGCACGCGCTGCAAGCCGAGGCCGCGCAGCTGGCCCCCGGCGTGCCGGTGCAGGACGTGGTAGAAGTGGCGCGCGTGGGCGAGGGCATCCTGACGGCCATTCAGCGCTACGGCAACGACTTGGTGGTGGTGGGCGCGCGCGGCCACGGCGCTACGGAACACTTTTTCGTAAGCTCGACTACTGAACGCCTGATTCGGCTGGCCCCGTGCCCCGTGCTCACGGTGAAGCACCCGGAACCTGCCTTTAAGGTGCAGCAAATCGTGTTTCCGTCCGATTTTTTGGCCGATGCCGCCGGGGCCATTGAGGGCCTGCGCCGGGTGCTGGCCGTGTTTCCCGACGCGACGCTGCACTTGCTGCACGTGGCCGCGGGCGCCGACGACCACCTGGCCCAGCAGCAAATGCAGGACTTTGCCCGGCAGCACCAGCTTGCCCACGTCGTGGTGGCCGAGGTGGCCGCGAACCGCACCAGCGCGGGCATCGAGGAATACGCCCAGCGCGTGGCCGCCGACGTGGTGGTGATTCCGACCCACGTGCGCTCGGGCCTGAGCCACTTCCTGAACACCAGCATTGCCGAAACCGTGGCCACCCACGCCTTCCCCCCGGTGCTGACCTACCACTTCGCCAGCTAG
- a CDS encoding TlpA disulfide reductase family protein, whose translation MKNIVPALLAGAVLSLAGCQGNSTKTETTGTAASAAALLTPGPWRGELAVQGQQLPFLFEVKTEAGQPVVYLINKGLNGEERLRCPEISAAGDSATIKLHVFDAALVVRADGAGKLRGNWVKYDAKGPYRVPLVATAGAQELFPAAQSADKPGSFDGTWRATFGEGKEGYPATGVFAQQGNRLTGTFLTTTGDYRYLSGVVSGQQLRLSTFDGSHAFLFIAQNGPKAPVDITKEYAPNTLFGDFYSGKTGHETWTATLDPKAKLPDADTLTYLRKGESRLSFKFPSVVPGASISPTDAKYRGKVVVVQVLGSWCPNCMDETNFLAPWYEKNKQRGVEIIGLGYERMPEYEKAAARLRVMKARFNIGYDLAVGGVSNKDSVAKSMPQLAKFLGFPTTIFIDKKGAVRKIHTGFSGPGTGKYYTEETAAFNQEIDKLLKE comes from the coding sequence ATGAAAAATATCGTGCCCGCCCTGCTAGCCGGGGCCGTGCTCAGCCTGGCGGGCTGCCAGGGAAATTCCACCAAGACCGAAACCACTGGCACCGCCGCGTCGGCCGCCGCGCTGCTTACGCCGGGGCCCTGGCGCGGCGAGCTGGCCGTGCAGGGCCAGCAGCTGCCGTTCCTGTTCGAAGTGAAAACTGAAGCCGGCCAGCCGGTAGTATACCTCATCAACAAAGGCCTGAACGGCGAGGAGCGCCTGCGCTGCCCCGAAATCTCGGCCGCCGGCGATTCGGCCACCATCAAGCTCCACGTGTTCGACGCGGCGCTGGTGGTGCGAGCCGATGGCGCCGGCAAGCTGAGAGGCAACTGGGTGAAGTACGACGCCAAGGGGCCCTACCGCGTGCCGCTGGTGGCTACGGCGGGGGCCCAGGAGCTGTTTCCGGCCGCCCAATCGGCCGATAAGCCGGGTAGCTTTGACGGCACCTGGCGGGCTACTTTCGGCGAGGGCAAGGAGGGCTACCCGGCCACGGGGGTTTTCGCCCAGCAAGGCAACCGCCTGACGGGCACCTTCCTCACCACCACCGGCGACTACCGCTACCTCAGCGGCGTGGTGAGCGGGCAGCAGCTGCGCCTGAGCACCTTCGACGGCAGCCACGCCTTTTTATTCATTGCCCAAAACGGCCCCAAGGCCCCCGTCGACATCACCAAGGAGTACGCCCCCAACACCTTGTTCGGCGACTTCTACTCCGGCAAAACCGGCCACGAAACCTGGACGGCCACCCTCGACCCCAAGGCCAAATTGCCCGACGCCGACACGCTCACCTACCTCAGAAAGGGTGAAAGTCGGTTAAGCTTCAAGTTCCCGAGCGTCGTGCCGGGTGCCAGCATTTCGCCCACCGACGCCAAGTACCGCGGCAAGGTGGTGGTGGTGCAGGTGCTGGGCTCGTGGTGCCCCAACTGCATGGACGAGACCAACTTCCTGGCCCCGTGGTACGAGAAAAACAAGCAGCGTGGCGTCGAAATCATCGGCCTCGGCTACGAGCGGATGCCCGAGTACGAGAAGGCCGCGGCGCGCCTGCGCGTTATGAAAGCGCGGTTCAACATCGGCTACGACCTGGCCGTGGGCGGCGTATCGAACAAGGACTCGGTGGCCAAGTCCATGCCGCAGCTGGCCAAGTTTCTGGGTTTCCCCACCACCATTTTCATCGACAAGAAGGGCGCGGTGCGCAAGATACACACCGGCTTCAGCGGCCCCGGCACGGGCAAGTACTACACGGAGGAAACGGCGGCTTTCAACCAGGAAATCGACAAGCTGCTGAAGGAATAG